A genomic window from Brevibacillus agri includes:
- a CDS encoding divergent polysaccharide deacetylase family protein, whose product MKKMDKEGDHMYLLKRFPLVLAALISCFTFSWTAAAGDTAPPAQPKPKHLVAFVIDDFGNNMAGTEEMLNLPVPLTVAVMPFMPSTKQDAELAHKKGHDVFVHMPMEPVKGKRSWLGPGAITTDLSDEEIRQRVEKAIDDVPHAIGMNNHMGSKVTADERIMRIIMSVVKKRGLIYLDSKTTDKSVAGKIAEEMGVPHAENRIFLDDVYSVPHITKQMEKICKLIGNHPLCIAIGHVGPPGKKTASVLRQYIPRIQKEAEFVTISQLIHQVGH is encoded by the coding sequence ATGAAAAAAATGGACAAGGAAGGCGATCATATGTATTTGCTGAAAAGATTTCCGCTCGTGCTTGCCGCCCTGATTTCCTGCTTCACTTTTTCGTGGACTGCGGCCGCAGGCGACACCGCTCCCCCCGCACAGCCAAAACCGAAGCACTTGGTAGCGTTTGTCATCGACGACTTCGGCAACAACATGGCAGGAACAGAGGAAATGCTGAATTTGCCCGTGCCGCTGACTGTCGCGGTCATGCCGTTTATGCCAAGCACGAAGCAGGACGCGGAGCTTGCCCACAAAAAAGGGCACGACGTGTTCGTCCACATGCCGATGGAGCCTGTCAAGGGCAAACGCTCGTGGCTCGGGCCAGGTGCCATTACGACCGATCTGTCCGATGAAGAAATTCGCCAGCGGGTCGAAAAAGCGATTGACGACGTGCCGCACGCCATCGGGATGAACAACCATATGGGCTCCAAGGTGACGGCTGACGAGCGCATCATGCGAATTATCATGAGTGTCGTCAAAAAGCGCGGCCTCATATACCTGGACAGCAAAACGACAGACAAGAGCGTGGCCGGCAAAATCGCCGAGGAGATGGGCGTACCGCACGCGGAAAACCGGATTTTTCTCGACGACGTCTACTCTGTTCCGCACATCACCAAGCAGATGGAGAAAATATGCAAGCTGATCGGCAACCACCCGCTCTGCATCGCGATCGGGCACGTCGGGCCTCCGGGCAAAAAAACAGCCTCCGTTCTGCGCCAGTACATCCCGCGGATTCAGAAGGAGGCCGAATTTGTCACGATTTCACAGCTTATTCATCAAGTCGGCCATTGA
- a CDS encoding VanW family protein — protein MGFALTLALLLLANPLDPTNFLHVEVGDKTVAILDRADYTLPVDGVPVADDYRLQKLIDAVAKEAYVAPINATINAHGAIVPEKKGRKLDEAAFLERFYQYYYGQGAATMQVSYQEVYPKVDKALLSQVRKKVIGQYATYFNSRNKNRSHNIRLASQALNNYVVLPGEIFSFNKLVGQRTKEKGYLQAPIIVRGELSEGIGGGICQVSSTLFNAVDKAGLHIMQRYSHSRNVAYVPPGRDATVSWHGPDFVFQNKYAYPVMIRAIAGNGTMYVTVNSFPEIEYEPRHVPSVRQNTPEEGPASPETITEPTLP, from the coding sequence ATGGGTTTTGCTTTGACTCTGGCTTTGCTTTTGCTAGCCAATCCCCTCGATCCGACCAACTTTTTGCACGTCGAGGTGGGAGACAAAACGGTAGCCATCCTGGACCGAGCGGATTATACCTTGCCTGTTGACGGTGTCCCTGTCGCGGATGACTACCGTTTGCAAAAATTGATAGACGCAGTAGCCAAAGAAGCGTATGTAGCGCCGATCAATGCGACGATTAATGCGCACGGCGCCATCGTTCCCGAGAAAAAAGGCCGCAAGCTGGACGAGGCTGCTTTTTTGGAGCGGTTTTACCAGTATTACTACGGGCAGGGCGCTGCGACCATGCAAGTCTCCTACCAGGAAGTGTATCCAAAGGTGGACAAGGCTCTCCTCAGCCAAGTTCGGAAAAAAGTGATCGGGCAGTATGCCACCTATTTCAATTCGCGGAACAAAAACCGCTCTCACAACATCAGGCTCGCTTCACAGGCGCTCAACAACTACGTCGTGTTGCCGGGAGAAATTTTTTCCTTCAATAAATTAGTTGGCCAAAGGACGAAGGAAAAAGGCTACCTGCAAGCGCCCATCATCGTCAGGGGAGAGCTTTCCGAAGGGATCGGAGGCGGGATTTGCCAAGTGTCCTCGACCTTGTTCAATGCGGTCGACAAGGCGGGCTTGCATATTATGCAGCGCTATTCCCACAGCAGGAACGTCGCCTATGTGCCCCCTGGCCGGGATGCGACCGTGAGCTGGCACGGCCCGGATTTTGTCTTTCAGAACAAGTATGCATACCCGGTCATGATCCGCGCCATCGCTGGAAACGGGACGATGTACGTGACTGTGAACTCTTTTCCCGAGATCGAATACGAGCCGCGCCACGTGCCGAGCGTGCGCCAAAATACGCCGGAGGAAGGGCCTGCAAGCCCCGAGACCATCACAGAACCAACATTGCCTTGA
- a CDS encoding efflux RND transporter periplasmic adaptor subunit: MKKTAQWKSIAAVLMAISLITAGCSDTSSASTGEESIPVVKTWKVTSSQSGLIASGKIAASDEIQVVSKVSGKVASVNAKEGSVVKAGDVLVTLEAADYQQQINQAQAAIAGANAKLRDTKAGARNEQLTQLASVVTQAQAGLKVAESNYNRMKALFDAGALSQAELEKVSLDLEKARTGLEQAQAQYDLAKAGPTADTVAALQAEVSRLNSGLELAKSSYDNTIIRAPISGIVAKRSIDPGEMAAAGSPLLVLVNMSDVKVEASVSQDQINNVKVGSTVDVKVGSLGGKVLKGTVEFVSPVSDANSSSFPIKVKVSNQEGLLRAGMVAEVVLQGQASQGMKVPSSAVLEKDNKHYIYTVDNDVVHQVEVSVDSASGEWTTVTQGVKDNDQIVLNPTDKLSEGTKVIAN; the protein is encoded by the coding sequence ATGAAAAAGACAGCTCAATGGAAATCGATCGCGGCTGTGCTGATGGCAATTTCGCTCATTACCGCAGGCTGTAGTGATACGTCTTCTGCTTCGACAGGAGAGGAAAGCATCCCGGTTGTAAAGACGTGGAAGGTGACGTCCTCGCAATCCGGCCTGATTGCGAGCGGGAAAATTGCCGCTTCGGACGAGATTCAGGTCGTCTCCAAAGTATCGGGCAAAGTGGCGAGCGTCAACGCGAAGGAAGGCTCTGTCGTCAAGGCAGGAGATGTCCTGGTGACGCTGGAAGCAGCCGATTACCAGCAGCAAATCAACCAGGCACAGGCCGCGATTGCCGGAGCAAACGCAAAGCTGCGCGACACAAAAGCAGGCGCGCGCAACGAGCAGCTCACACAGTTGGCAAGCGTCGTGACGCAAGCGCAGGCAGGTTTGAAAGTAGCAGAGAGCAACTACAACCGGATGAAAGCTTTGTTTGACGCAGGAGCGCTGTCCCAGGCGGAATTGGAAAAAGTTTCGCTCGATTTGGAAAAGGCGCGTACTGGTCTGGAGCAGGCACAGGCGCAGTACGATCTGGCGAAAGCGGGTCCGACTGCGGATACGGTCGCAGCCCTGCAAGCGGAAGTAAGCCGTCTCAATTCCGGCCTGGAGCTGGCGAAAAGCAGCTATGACAACACGATCATTCGCGCGCCAATCAGCGGAATCGTCGCGAAGCGCTCGATTGATCCGGGCGAGATGGCGGCAGCAGGCTCGCCGCTTCTGGTGCTGGTGAACATGTCTGACGTGAAGGTGGAGGCGAGCGTCTCCCAGGATCAGATCAACAATGTCAAAGTAGGCTCTACGGTTGACGTCAAAGTAGGCAGTCTGGGCGGCAAGGTTCTGAAAGGAACTGTCGAGTTCGTCTCCCCGGTTTCTGACGCCAACAGCAGCTCGTTCCCGATCAAGGTCAAAGTGAGCAACCAGGAAGGACTGCTGCGCGCAGGGATGGTAGCGGAGGTCGTGCTGCAAGGTCAGGCGAGCCAGGGAATGAAAGTGCCAAGCTCGGCTGTTCTGGAAAAAGATAACAAGCATTACATTTACACCGTGGACAACGACGTCGTCCATCAGGTGGAAGTGTCTGTAGACAGCGCCAGCGGTGAGTGGACAACAGTAACCCAAGGTGTGAAAGACAACGATCAGATCGTGCTGAATCCGACAGACAAATTGTCCGAGGGCACCAAGGTAATCGCAAACTAA
- a CDS encoding DHA2 family efflux MFS transporter permease subunit — translation MAEAVAQREDKSGSGGMWLSLVAILSGTFVAILNNSLINVALPTMVSIFGSTTETMQWVLTGYMLANAVMIPMSGSLSAKFGAKKIFVLSLAAFTISSVLCALAWSDSSLIAFRVVQGVSGGMIMPIGMSMIYMIVPREKIGMALGIFGIASMTAPALGPTLGGYLIEFLSWQFLFLIGVPFGIFAVIMSMVLLKETPKKPELKFDYLGAFLAIVGFGALLLAFSKGQAEGWTSFFIVSLFFVAIMSLALFVWVELGKEQPLLDLRLLKIPVFSISILTSGFVMMGMMGGIFLMPIFLQNIQGMTAMESGILLMPQSIAMAVMMPISGKLMDKYGIGPIGLVGLTIMTVTTYELHNLAADSMHSWMDMILTIRGVGIGLCMMTLSTVGMNAVPRTSVGDASPLSNVLRQVMSSFAIAILTVIMQARQNFHMASIADNLNTDMATQFISGISGLYAQAGVDAASAAGGASTILYGMMAKEALVQGIGDTFLVSVIPIALSIPLLYFLHKKPKKNPQAPEQQKAAA, via the coding sequence ATGGCGGAAGCGGTGGCACAGCGGGAGGACAAAAGCGGCAGTGGCGGCATGTGGCTGTCACTGGTCGCGATCCTCTCGGGAACCTTCGTTGCGATTTTGAATAACAGTTTGATTAACGTTGCCCTGCCCACCATGGTCAGTATTTTCGGCTCCACGACGGAGACCATGCAATGGGTTTTGACGGGCTACATGCTGGCAAACGCCGTCATGATTCCGATGAGCGGTTCGCTGTCGGCCAAGTTCGGGGCGAAAAAAATATTCGTCCTGTCGCTTGCGGCCTTTACGATCTCCTCCGTCCTCTGCGCGCTCGCCTGGAGCGATTCTTCGCTGATCGCCTTTCGCGTCGTGCAGGGCGTGAGTGGCGGGATGATTATGCCGATCGGAATGTCGATGATTTACATGATCGTCCCGCGCGAAAAGATCGGGATGGCGCTGGGGATTTTCGGGATTGCCTCGATGACGGCGCCCGCGCTCGGTCCGACATTGGGCGGGTACCTCATCGAATTTTTAAGCTGGCAGTTTTTGTTTTTGATCGGTGTTCCGTTCGGGATTTTCGCCGTTATCATGAGTATGGTGCTGCTCAAGGAAACGCCGAAAAAGCCGGAGCTGAAGTTCGACTACCTCGGGGCTTTCCTGGCGATTGTCGGCTTTGGCGCACTTCTGCTCGCCTTCAGCAAAGGGCAGGCAGAGGGATGGACGTCCTTTTTCATCGTCAGCCTGTTCTTCGTGGCGATCATGAGCCTGGCGCTGTTCGTCTGGGTGGAGCTGGGAAAAGAACAGCCGCTCTTGGATCTGCGGCTGCTGAAAATCCCGGTATTTTCGATCAGTATCTTGACTTCGGGCTTCGTCATGATGGGGATGATGGGCGGGATCTTCCTGATGCCGATCTTCCTGCAAAACATCCAGGGGATGACGGCCATGGAGTCGGGAATTTTGCTGATGCCGCAATCTATCGCGATGGCGGTCATGATGCCGATCAGCGGCAAGCTGATGGACAAATACGGCATCGGCCCGATCGGGCTGGTCGGGCTGACGATCATGACGGTTACGACTTATGAGCTGCACAATCTCGCGGCAGACAGCATGCACTCCTGGATGGACATGATTTTGACCATCCGTGGCGTCGGCATCGGGCTGTGCATGATGACGCTGTCCACAGTCGGGATGAACGCCGTGCCGCGCACGAGCGTAGGGGACGCTTCGCCGCTCTCCAACGTGCTGCGTCAGGTGATGAGCTCGTTTGCAATTGCGATTTTGACGGTTATCATGCAGGCGCGCCAAAATTTCCACATGGCGTCGATCGCAGACAATCTCAATACGGATATGGCGACGCAGTTTATCAGCGGCATCTCCGGCTTGTACGCGCAGGCAGGGGTAGATGCAGCGAGCGCCGCAGGCGGGGCCAGCACGATCCTGTACGGGATGATGGCGAAGGAAGCGCTGGTGCAAGGAATCGGGGACACCTTCCTCGTCTCCGTAATCCCGATTGCGCTGTCGATTCCACTCTTGTACTTTTTGCATAAAAAACCTAAGAAAAATCCACAGGCGCCCGAGCAGCAAAAGGCGGCTGCCTAA
- a CDS encoding DMT family transporter, with the protein MNQPLEKPLFPPYLALLIGVIAISSSAIFVKLSSAPAPIIATYRLIFSVVLTLPFLLWNRGALAEIGNMSRKVWLLCLLSGAFLASHFLLWFESLNYTSVASSTVLVTLQPLFAFIGGYFFFGERVRLLALSGGLLAIAGSFVIGWGDFQVGGMALFGDALALLGAVTVTGYWLVGQYVRQHMSSFTYTLVVYTATSVILVAYDLVLGYPLVGYPAQDWGWFFCLALFPTLLGHSIFNWVIKWLNTTTISMGILGEPIGTAILAYFILGEVVTVPQWVGGLIIIAGIYLFIRYNQPAKGVSQGEQAPPTPKKLA; encoded by the coding sequence ATGAATCAACCATTGGAAAAGCCGCTGTTTCCCCCGTACTTGGCACTGCTCATCGGGGTGATCGCCATCTCCTCGTCCGCGATTTTCGTCAAGCTGTCCAGCGCGCCTGCGCCGATTATCGCCACGTATCGGCTGATTTTTTCCGTCGTCCTGACGCTTCCGTTTTTGCTCTGGAATCGCGGCGCTCTCGCGGAGATCGGAAACATGAGCAGAAAAGTGTGGCTACTCTGTCTATTGTCCGGCGCATTTTTGGCCAGCCATTTTCTGTTGTGGTTCGAATCGTTGAACTACACGTCTGTAGCCAGCTCAACCGTGCTGGTAACGTTGCAGCCCTTATTCGCCTTTATCGGCGGTTACTTCTTTTTCGGGGAGCGCGTGCGGCTGCTCGCACTCTCGGGCGGATTGCTCGCCATCGCAGGCAGCTTCGTCATTGGCTGGGGAGATTTTCAGGTCGGCGGCATGGCTCTTTTCGGCGACGCGCTCGCCTTGCTCGGCGCGGTGACCGTCACCGGCTACTGGCTGGTCGGCCAGTACGTCCGCCAGCACATGTCTTCGTTTACCTACACACTGGTCGTCTACACGGCGACGAGCGTGATTCTGGTCGCCTACGATCTCGTTCTCGGCTATCCGCTGGTCGGCTACCCTGCACAGGACTGGGGCTGGTTTTTCTGCCTCGCGCTGTTCCCGACCTTGCTCGGCCACTCGATTTTCAACTGGGTCATCAAATGGTTGAACACGACCACGATTTCCATGGGCATTTTGGGGGAACCGATCGGAACCGCCATCCTGGCTTACTTCATTCTGGGTGAAGTCGTCACCGTGCCGCAATGGGTCGGCGGACTGATTATCATCGCCGGTATTTATTTGTTTATTCGCTATAACCAACCAGCAAAAGGAGTGTCTCAAGGTGAACAAGCACCCCCAACCCCGAAAAAGCTTGCGTGA
- the phoU gene encoding phosphate signaling complex protein PhoU, with amino-acid sequence MSRHAFEEQLDVLHRKLMSMGTLVEEAIHKSIKSLVERDVQLAEQVIAADPVINELEQEIQSECFRLIALQQPVGSDLRRLGTMLKLVTDLERMGDHAVSIAKTTRRLMAEPYIKPLIDIPLMADHVKAMVRDCLNAYIARNKEAAEEIAARDDIVDKLFATIFRDLIEVMTKNGSAISQGTHLLLVAQYLERIADHVTNICEWIIYMSTGKMTDLNK; translated from the coding sequence ATGTCGCGGCACGCTTTCGAAGAGCAGTTGGACGTATTGCATCGCAAGCTCATGTCCATGGGCACATTGGTGGAAGAAGCCATTCATAAATCGATTAAAAGTTTGGTGGAGCGGGATGTTCAGCTTGCAGAGCAGGTCATTGCCGCCGATCCGGTCATCAACGAGCTGGAGCAGGAGATACAGAGCGAATGCTTCCGCCTGATCGCTTTGCAGCAGCCGGTAGGGAGTGACCTGCGCCGTCTGGGAACGATGCTGAAGCTGGTGACGGACCTGGAGCGGATGGGCGATCATGCGGTCTCCATCGCCAAAACGACACGCCGCCTGATGGCTGAACCGTATATCAAGCCGCTGATTGACATCCCGTTGATGGCCGATCATGTAAAAGCGATGGTGCGAGATTGCCTGAATGCCTATATCGCCCGCAACAAGGAAGCGGCAGAAGAGATCGCCGCTCGCGACGATATCGTCGACAAGCTGTTTGCAACGATTTTCCGTGACTTGATCGAAGTCATGACCAAAAACGGCAGCGCGATTTCCCAAGGGACGCATCTTTTGCTGGTGGCGCAATATTTGGAGCGGATTGCCGATCACGTCACGAATATTTGCGAATGGATCATCTACATGTCCACAGGCAAAATGACCGACCTGAACAAATAA
- a CDS encoding efflux RND transporter periplasmic adaptor subunit, with the protein MKRKLVLYVILLLFVVGGGGIGYYYWYQGEHYVTTQDARVAGDIYRVMPKMTGKLTALTVKEGDTVVADQIVGQQDTTNIATNLLENSVLRSPITGTVIKTQAKEGEIVSTGQSVALVIDESKLYISANLEETEIERLKLGQKVEFTLDAYPGKKLTGHLMEIGKATNSTFSLMPAVNTSGNFTKVTQRIPIKIAIDDTAGLHLAAGLNAEIKVQVKEM; encoded by the coding sequence ATGAAGCGAAAACTGGTATTGTATGTCATTTTGCTCCTGTTCGTTGTTGGGGGCGGGGGCATCGGTTACTACTACTGGTATCAGGGTGAACATTACGTAACGACGCAGGATGCCAGAGTGGCAGGGGACATTTATCGGGTCATGCCCAAAATGACAGGCAAGCTGACTGCCCTCACTGTCAAAGAAGGCGACACAGTCGTAGCCGACCAGATCGTCGGGCAGCAAGACACGACCAACATCGCGACAAACCTTTTGGAAAACAGCGTGCTGCGTTCCCCGATCACTGGCACGGTCATCAAAACGCAGGCGAAGGAAGGCGAGATTGTTTCCACAGGACAATCCGTTGCGCTGGTGATTGACGAGAGCAAGCTGTACATCTCCGCCAACCTGGAAGAAACCGAGATCGAGCGACTGAAACTGGGACAAAAGGTAGAATTTACGCTGGATGCCTACCCGGGCAAAAAGCTGACTGGCCATCTGATGGAGATCGGCAAAGCAACCAACTCCACGTTTTCCTTGATGCCAGCCGTAAACACTAGCGGGAACTTCACAAAGGTCACCCAGCGGATTCCGATTAAAATTGCCATTGACGACACAGCAGGTCTACATTTGGCTGCCGGTTTGAACGCCGAGATCAAAGTGCAAGTGAAGGAGATGTAA
- a CDS encoding MarR family winged helix-turn-helix transcriptional regulator, with the protein MNKPLHIRELLKRLNKTFATMATKELSKYGLTVPQLMVIRQIHCDPKTIGQLSKAVDLSYSTVSGIIDRLEREQLVERVRDDKDRRVVWIRKTEKITELFAKVDLFSEEFYKRIFHGFSDEDLDGIIYSMETLIAKLEERES; encoded by the coding sequence ATGAACAAGCCTTTGCATATACGGGAATTGCTGAAGCGTCTGAACAAGACGTTTGCGACGATGGCTACGAAGGAGCTGAGCAAGTACGGCTTGACCGTTCCTCAGTTGATGGTCATCCGGCAAATTCATTGCGATCCCAAGACGATCGGCCAGCTAAGCAAAGCTGTCGATCTGTCGTACAGTACCGTTTCCGGCATCATTGACCGGCTGGAGAGAGAGCAGTTGGTCGAGCGTGTCCGCGACGACAAAGACCGCCGTGTCGTCTGGATTCGGAAAACGGAGAAGATTACAGAACTGTTTGCCAAGGTGGACCTTTTTTCAGAGGAATTTTACAAGCGGATTTTCCACGGTTTTTCGGATGAAGACCTGGACGGCATTATTTACTCGATGGAAACGTTGATTGCGAAACTAGAAGAGAGAGAAAGCTGA
- a CDS encoding PRK06851 family protein yields the protein MAKQVRHIYAAGNTARGYKTFYDSVLQGLERVYILSGVVEGVTSPLIEAIGKEMSRKTNQVEWIHSPFVNGQYDGVVFHEWRVAIMDGSYPRIWRPAAPGVTEIQVNLQTAVGIEQLAPYKKQIAAWYEEIFAKSEAAYQSFGEALRIHDEWEAPYIENLNREEANRVTEEVIALFFGEEKLGKKARVRRMYLGAATPHGPVDHIMKLTDSLQKRYFIKGRPGSGKSTMLKKLVVEAENRGYDVEVYHCGLDPHSLDMVIVPEKGLAIFDSTAPHEYFPSKETDEVIDMYTRAIAPGTDEKYQEELADIKARYTQKIKEATASLLAAKELRDQLNNLYSEAADQSRLKAVAQAIMSRLARMG from the coding sequence ATGGCAAAACAAGTACGCCACATATACGCCGCAGGCAACACGGCGCGAGGATACAAAACGTTTTACGATTCGGTCCTGCAAGGGCTGGAGCGCGTCTACATCCTGTCAGGAGTCGTGGAGGGAGTCACGTCCCCGCTCATCGAAGCCATCGGCAAGGAGATGTCGCGCAAGACGAATCAGGTGGAGTGGATTCACTCTCCGTTTGTGAACGGGCAATACGACGGCGTTGTTTTTCACGAGTGGAGGGTCGCCATTATGGACGGCAGCTATCCTCGCATCTGGCGACCTGCTGCGCCCGGTGTGACGGAAATCCAGGTCAATTTGCAAACGGCGGTCGGCATCGAACAACTGGCCCCTTACAAAAAACAAATCGCGGCGTGGTACGAGGAGATTTTTGCCAAGAGCGAAGCCGCTTATCAGTCGTTCGGGGAAGCGCTGCGCATTCACGATGAATGGGAAGCGCCGTACATTGAAAACTTGAACCGCGAGGAAGCCAACCGCGTTACGGAAGAAGTAATCGCGCTGTTTTTTGGCGAGGAAAAGCTTGGCAAAAAGGCACGGGTGCGCAGAATGTACCTGGGGGCCGCCACGCCGCATGGGCCTGTCGATCACATCATGAAGCTGACAGACTCGTTGCAGAAGCGCTACTTCATCAAAGGAAGACCGGGATCAGGCAAGTCGACCATGCTGAAAAAGCTGGTAGTCGAAGCGGAAAACCGCGGCTACGACGTGGAGGTGTACCATTGCGGGCTGGACCCGCACAGCCTGGATATGGTGATCGTGCCGGAAAAAGGGCTGGCTATTTTCGACAGCACCGCCCCGCACGAATACTTCCCCAGCAAGGAGACAGACGAAGTCATCGACATGTACACGCGGGCCATCGCTCCTGGCACCGACGAGAAGTACCAGGAGGAGCTTGCCGACATCAAGGCTCGCTACACGCAAAAAATCAAGGAAGCTACGGCGTCCTTGCTCGCTGCCAAAGAACTGCGCGATCAATTGAACAATCTGTACAGCGAGGCTGCGGACCAGTCCAGGCTCAAAGCGGTCGCCCAGGCGATCATGAGCAGACTGGCGCGGATGGGATAA
- a CDS encoding N-acetylmuramoyl-L-alanine amidase family protein, producing the protein MRYLHSFFRIVVLLLLLVCMPARTEAIPLTPIHILIDVGHGGVDSGTSYGNLHEKDINLQIAKRLYEQLTKAGYSVALNRYEDIALSDDNRWLGNRSRHIRDLAQRKNLAKEIVPQMMLSLHVNWSSDSRRRGPVVLYQSNEQSFMLADLLQSSLNRLANTNDKPVKGKTYYMLRHSYCPSVIVEMGFISNASDREMLTTPASQEKIAQAIREAVSEYVTLTGNLKMETFAEESWWQEPLIQQINGRLDE; encoded by the coding sequence ATGAGATACCTACATTCCTTTTTCCGCATCGTTGTGTTGTTGCTTTTGCTCGTGTGCATGCCTGCGCGAACAGAAGCGATCCCGCTGACCCCCATCCACATCCTGATCGACGTCGGCCACGGAGGGGTGGACTCCGGCACCTCTTACGGCAATCTGCATGAAAAAGACATCAATCTGCAAATTGCCAAGCGCCTGTACGAGCAACTGACCAAGGCAGGGTACAGCGTAGCGCTGAATCGCTATGAGGATATCGCGCTGAGCGACGACAACCGCTGGCTGGGCAATCGCTCCCGGCATATTCGCGACCTCGCCCAGCGCAAAAATTTGGCGAAGGAAATCGTGCCGCAAATGATGCTGAGCCTGCACGTGAACTGGTCGAGCGATTCGCGCCGCCGCGGGCCAGTCGTGCTCTACCAGAGCAATGAACAGAGCTTTATGCTGGCCGATCTGCTGCAAAGCTCGCTGAACCGGCTGGCGAACACAAACGACAAGCCGGTCAAGGGCAAGACGTACTACATGCTGCGTCACAGCTACTGTCCGTCGGTCATCGTGGAGATGGGGTTTATCAGCAACGCTTCTGACCGTGAAATGCTGACCACTCCTGCGTCACAAGAAAAAATCGCCCAGGCCATCAGAGAAGCCGTGAGCGAATACGTGACCTTGACAGGAAATCTGAAAATGGAGACGTTCGCAGAAGAAAGCTGGTGGCAAGAGCCATTGATCCAGCAGATCAATGGCCGACTTGATGAATAA